The Dokdonia sp. 4H-3-7-5 genomic interval TGTTGCGCACTACAATGTTGTGCCACTCTGTATTGCTCACTCGCTCGCCAGTGGTACGGTTTACATATTCTTCATTAGTCGCCAGCGGAAAACGTCCTATACAATTACCACCTTCAAAGTAGTTCATCTTTACATCATCTCCCGTGTGACCTATTAAGATCACTTTATTGATTGTTCCTGCCATAATTTCAAATGTAGTAAATATTGCAATGCAAGTGTGTTATGCTTTCGCGAAAATATGCTCTCATACACCATTATCTACAAATATTAAAGGCGTTCTTTTTTTGAGATTAAGGGGTTGTTACAAGAAATAAATGAACAAAAAAATCCCTAGACGAACTACCATCTAGGGATAACTAAGCATACTAATTGTTTACTGCAAGCAAACAGATATTATAGTATTTCAAACTCTTTACTAAAGCTCTTTTCTTCATTTTCAATTTGGATAGTGTAGTATCCTTTGTAAGCCCCTTCAAAATTGAATGTTTTACTTACAGAAGCTTCTCCGTCAATCTCTTTTGAGTAAACGATACGGTTAAGTCCATCTCTCACTTCTAGCTTTATACGTTGTAACTCTGGATTAGAAAAACTCACATATACCCTGTCTGTTCCTTCTGTAAAAACATCTTTGTCTATTGCGTTAGACGCTTTTTTAATTTTATCACCTGGATTTGAAGTTTCAATTAAAAGCTCAGGTTGTACGTCATAATGTGTCATCTCACTAGTAGCTGCAAATGTTGTGATAGCAGTAAATAATAAAAATGCAATTGCTGAAAATTTTAGTGTCTGTTTCATAACTGTTGATTTAAGTAATTGATTAATTATTTATTATGGTACAAACATACGGTGGTTATTAAGGGATCACCACTGCTAATTGTGCAGCAATATGTTCATTTTTAACCTACAGCATGGTTAATAGGGGTGTATGTGTTAATTTAGAACACATTTAAGGTAAATTAATGTAGTTTTCATTTTGTAGTCATTTATAAATTTGTAAAAAAAAGGCCATGCTTCTGCATAAACCCACTTTTGAATCTATTACTCCAGATTTTGGTAATTCATTTACATATCAAAGATTTGATGAGCATCATGTTAATGATAACAGTTTGTGGCATTATCACCCAGAGATTGAGCTGGTTTATGTAAATGGAGGTACAGGAAGACGACAGGTGGGAAGTAACTTGTCTTATTATACATGGGGTACACTTATTCTTGTAGGTAGTAATTTGCCACATTGTGGTTTTACAGATGAACTTACGGGCAATAAAAGTGAGACTGTAATACACATGAAAACAGATTTTCTAGGAGATACTTTTTTTGACCTTCCAGAAATGGCGTCAATTAAAAGACTTTTACAAGTAGCACAACGCGGGATTGTTTTTTCTGGAGAGACTAAAAAGAGAGTAGGGGCAATGATGGAAGAGATGGAGGATCAATCAGATTTTAATCGTCTCATGACTCAAATAACTGTATTAAATGAGCTGGCAACTACAAAAGAGTTTAGAATATTAAATGCAGATGGCTTCTCTTTACTCTCTGATGTAAAAGATAATAACCGTATTAATGAGGTCTTTAATTATGTAAAAACTCATTTTAAAGAAGAAATTCCTCTAGAAGAAATGGCAAATATTACAAACTTGACCATTCCATCATTTTGTCGCTATTTTAAAAAGATTACTCATAAAACATTTACGCAGTTTGTAAATGAGTATCGACTCGTGCACGCATCTAGACTGCTAGCGGAGCAACCCATGAGTATTACCCAAGTATGTTATGAGAGCGGATTTAATAACTTCTCTCACTTTAATAAAAAGTTTAAAGCCTTTACAGGCCAGAACCCTTCAGATTATAGAAAGGAGCTTAAGACTGTTTTAGAGTAACGAACTACTGAGGCAAAAACTCTTCTAAAAATCTACCTATCAATATAGGTACAGGAAAATCTCTTATAGTTGATAAGGGTGTTCCTTTTGCACCAGTGGCTGTTACATCAACTACCCAGAAGGTAGTATGTAGATGCTGGTGAGATAATTTATGAACGATTGGTTTCTCATTAAATCTTACCACCTCTGTAATGTTCATTTCTTGAGCATGCTTTGAGTTTGTAACGCTTTCGCGAAAGCGGGATTCTTCACCATCAGTAAGCGCGGTATCAAGTTCAATTACTGGGAACTCGTAGAGTCCTTGCCAGATCCCCTTGCCGGTACGTTGTTGTAATAAGGTCTGTCCGTCTTTATCTCTAAAGACAAGATAGTTGAGGTAGCGATTACGCACTTTAGTCTTTTTAAGCTTTACAGGGAGTTCAGAAACTTTGTTCTTTTGCAAGGCTACGCACTTGTCATTATATATGCAATGAAGGCAGTATGGATTTTGAGGTTTGCATTGTATCGCGCCAAACTCCATAATAGCTTGATTAAAATCTGCTGGGCGTTTTACATCTATGAGCTCTTGGGCGAGCGCTTTAAACTCTTTAATTCCGGGCGTACTATTTATAGGAGTGTCTATACCATATACCCTTGAGAGGACTCTATATACATTACCATCTACCACCGCGGTAGGCTCGTTAAAGCTTATGCTTGCAATGGCACTTGCCGTATAATCACCTACTCCTTTTAACTTTTTAATTTCTTCATAGGTATTTGGAAAGACTCCACCGTGCTCATTTACAATAATTTGAGCAGATGCGTGGAGGTTTCTACCACGGGAATAATAGCCTAATCCTTGCCAAAGTTTAAGTACTTCCTCTTCGGTTGCATTTGCAAGATCTTGTACTGTAGGAAATGACTTTGTAAAAGCCAAATAATAGGGTAATCCTTGCGCTACTCTCGTCTGTTGAAGAATAATTTCTGAGAGCCAAATCTTATAAGGGTCCTTAGTGTTGCGCCATGGCATATCGCGTTTGTGTTCTAAGTACCAAGCAATGAGTTTGTTAGAAAATGACAATGTAAAATAGGGTTTTACACAAAGCTAGATGTTATGTATCTATTTTTTAAAAGATTATGTTTGATTCTTTGTTATTATAATCCCTATATTTGCAGTCTTGAATTTTTAACCCCTAAATATTTGACATTATGACTAAAGCTGATATCGTAGCTAAAGTTTCTGAGAAACTAGGTATCGAAAAAAATGACGTGCAAGCAACTATTGAATCTTTCATGGAAGAAGTAAAAACTTCTTTAGAAGGTGGAGATAACGTGTACTTAAGAGGATTCGGTAGCTTTATTATCAAAACCAGAGCGGAAAAAACAGGTAGAAATATTTCAAAAAATACGACTATCAAAATACCAGCACATAATATTCCAGCGTTCAAGCCTGCTAAAGTTTTTGTAGAAGGTGTAAAAACGAACGTTAGTGTAGACTAATAAGTAATTAAAAACTATCATTTTTATGCCAAGCGGTAAAAAAAGAAAAAGACACAAGGTAGCGACTCACAAACGTAAGAAAAGACGTAGAGCAAATCGCCACAAGAAGAAAAAGTAGTCTTAAGACTACTTTTTCTTTTATTACACCCTCTGGGTGTAATACTGCGTTCATTGACATTGCAATAACAGCACTTCCCGCACCTTGGGTACGTCATTATTGCACCGGTATTTATTACACAACGTATGCATATGGCATACACCACAATCTGTAATGAATTAGAATTATCAACCATCCCGATATCTATTGGGATAAAATTACTACACAGTGAATAAAGAATTGATCATTAGATCTAGTTCCTCCGTAGTTGATTTTGCCTTATTAAAAGATGGAAAACTTATTGAGCTTCATAAAGAAGAAGATAAAAATAAGTTTAACGTAGGTGATATTTATATCGCAAACGTAAGAAAGACCGTTTCTGGTCTCAATGCCGCATTTGTAAATGTGGGCTATGAGAAAGATGCATTTTTGCATTACCATGACCTCGGTCCTAAACTTCCTACGCTTCAGAAATACATAAAAAGTGTTACTACAGGTAAATTAAAAGACTATTCCTTACAAAATTTCACCTTTGAGAAAGACATAGACAAAAACGGTAAAATTGCCGAAGTTCTTAAGTCTAAACAAAGTGTACTTGTACAGATTGCAAAAGAACCTATCTCGACCAAAGGGCCTCGCATAAGTAGCGAGCTGTCTATTGCTGGACGTTATATTGTTCTCGTTCCTTTTTCTGACCGTATCTCTATCTCACAAAAGATTGAGAGTAAAGAAGAAAAAGCACGTCTTAAAAGACTTGTAACAAGTATCAGGCCTAAAGGGTTTGGCGTTATCGTACGCACAGTAGCTCAAGGTGTAAAAGTTGCAGAACTAGACAAAGACCTGCAAAATCTAGTGGACAAATGGACCACTATGAGCAAAAAAATTCCAAACGCTCACCATCCTAGCAAAGTTCTAGGAGAGATGAATCGTGCATCGTCTATCCTGCGGGATATTTTTAACGATAGCTTCACGAGCATCACTGTAGATGATGAGACGTTGTATTATCAAATTAAAGATTATCTAAGCGAGATTGCTCCACACAAGGAGAATATTGTAAAATTATATAATAACCAACTACCTATTTTTGAGAAGTTTGGTATTGAGAGACAGATTAAAACGTCTTTTGGTCAGACTGTATCAATGAGCCGTGGTGCTTATCTTGTAATTGAACATACAGAAGCCCTGCACGTTGTAGACGTAAACAGTGGTAACAGATCAAATAAAGCTAAAAGTCAAGAAGATACTGCACTTGAGGTAAATATGATCGCCGCTTCAGAAATTGCACGTCAGCTTAGCCTCCGTGATATGGGAGGAATTATCGTAATCGATTTTATCGATATGGGTAAAGCTGAACACCGCCGCCAGTTATTTAATCACCTCAAAGATGAGATGAAAGATGATCGCGCAAAACACAAAATATTACCTCCTAGTAAATTTGGACTTATCCAGATTACTAGGCAGCGAGTACGTCCAGAAATGAACATTAAGACCCGTGAAGAAAATCCTAACGGTGGCTCTAATGAGATAGAAGCTCCTATTGTAATAGTAGAGAAGCTTCAAGGACAACTCAACCGCATTTTAAAATCTGGTGCAAAAAAGGTGACGCTTCATGCACACCCATTTGTAGCAGCTTATATTACAAAAGGATTTCCATCCATAAGATCTAAATGGTTTTTAGATCACAAGAAGTGGGTAAAAGTAATGCCACGAGATGCATACACGTATCTTGAGTATAACTTTACAGACGCTTCGGGTAAGGATATCAAGATTGAAAATTAGCAAAAACCCCATTCTCTTTTGAGAATGGGGTTTTTTTATGCCCTTTTGTAAAAATGGTATCCTTGCAAACAAGTACTTTTGTCTTGTGCAACAACCTGTAAAAACATATACTGTAGAAGAAGCAAAGCGCAAGCTAGAAGCCTACTGCGCTTACCAAGATCGCTGCCATAAAGAAGTGGCTCAAAAGTTACGAGACATGCGTATGATACCAGACGCAATAGATGTGGTGATAGGTCATTTACTAGAGCACAACTTTTTAAACGAAGAACGTTTTGCAAAAGCCTTTGCGAGGGGTAAATTTCGTCATAAAAGCTGGGGAAGGACAAGAATCACCCGCGAACTCAAACAACGCGGCATAGGGGCTTATAATCTCAAAACAGCCCTACTTGAGATAGAAGACGAGGAGTATGATACGGTTTTTAATACGCTTTCGCGAAAACGTTATGAACAACTCTCCTCAGAAACCGATAAATACCGCAAGCGCAAAAAACTAGCAGACTATCTCACCTACAGAGGTTGGGAAGGTGATCTTGTGTATGAAAAGGTGAAGGAGCTGGTGCCTTAGAAACGATAGCTCAGTTTAAGAAGTGCATATCTAGGTAAAAGACGATATTCTGTGGTGGAAGAGCCTATGTCGCTTATAGAAAACTCCCTGAAAATTTCTGTATTAAACAGATTCTTAGCAGAGAGGGAAACGCTCACTTTATTCTTTTTAATGTCATAGGTGGAAGTGAGATCTGCAAAATAATAAGTGTTATCACTTGATAGATTGCCAAAAAAATAACGCTCCGTCTGCACTTGCATATTGAATTTTTTATTTATAATAAAGGAGAGGTCAAGAAAGCTTTCATTGTTTGTAAAGTTGTTTTTAAATCCTGCGCTACGTATGCCGTTTGTTCTCCAAGTAGTACCTATGTGATAATTAAATATACCAGAAAAACCACTACGCAACTCTAATCCATAACTGTAATTATCTGATGTAACCTCTCTAGTAGGGGAGTCATTAACAACATTCTGGAAATTAATAGAGGAGTAAGAGATTTTTGCTTTTAAATTTGATTTTATAACTTTCAAATAATTATCCAAAGAGAGATTTGCACTGAGAAGCTCTTGATCTTTTAGTAATATTTTTTCTGATAATGTGAAGTCTTGTGTTATAGTTCTATTAGTTGATAAAAAATCAAAAGACTTTGCGTAGGTTACAAAAGCAGTAGCAAAGAATCGATCACTCCAGTTACCCAGCTCATATGATAGCGATAAGCTAGAAGCATCTAATTGATTAAATGTCCCTGTACCTCTAGAAAAACTTCTAAAACCAGAGAGAGCGTAATCATTATAAACTCCTGTAACACCACTATTTCTTCTTGTTAATGCACCGGATAAAGTAATTTTATTTTTCTCATTAATCTTTAGGGAGGTAGCAAGTGAAGGGTTTATAAAGAATATAGTTTCTGCGTTACTATTATTTGCTAATGTTTCATTGTCTAGGCTATTTGTAATGAGGTGATTTCCTATAGTTCCTGTAATCGACCATTTATTTGAAAATTTGTAAAAATATTTTACAGATAGATACGTATCATTTACAGTATAATTCAGATTATTTTGAAAATCTACAGGAGTAATAATTCCATCATTTGTAACAATAGTAAAGTCGCTTTGTAATGATTCCCCTCTTAGGGTGTTTCCAACTTTTATCTCAAAAAGATGACCATTTTCTCTACGATCTAGCCAGTGAGCCTCAGTGCCAAAATACTCATAATTTAGGCTGCTTTTCTGACTTATATTGTTCTGCGACTCGGTTTCTTCAAAAAGGTTGAAAAAGTTATTTTGATTCACTGTAAATCCTTGCGGAGCTTCTTCTTTTATATAGCGCCCAGTAATTAATAGTGCCTTATTATTTTCAAACTTTTTTGAGTATGCTATTTTTTGATCAAATCTATTATTTGTTTCGTCAAGCAGTTGGAGCGTAGGCGTGTTATTAAAAAGTAAGTTAGATTTTTTATCTGCAGTGACATTGCTATATTTTGAAACCACTTGTATGCTAGCGGTTTTAGATAAGTCGTAATTGATGTCTAGCTTTCCAAAGAGTGTTACAAAATCACTTTTAAGGCTATATTCCTCAGTGTTTGTAAAATTTGTACCATTTGCTACAAATGTATCTGTACTGTTTCTGAAGTAAGCAAGCTCATCCCAGTTTGCAAATCCTATAGTTTTAATTTTAAGGTGCTCTGAGGGATTAAAAATAGCATTGAGAGATAGTAACTCTGCATTATTAAACTTAAATCTAGACTCTTTAAAATAAGGAACCCTATTTGATAAATGTATGAGCTTATTGCTTTGCTCGCTGTCGCCTATACTTCCAGGCTCCCCATAGCTAGAAGATCGTATAAGATGACTGATATCACCGGTAGCGTCATATCCTACATTATTAAGATTTGTAAAGAAGTAATACTTATTTTTCTTGCCAAAATTTAAGAGATTTGCTCGTGCATCATAACGATCTTGTGACGCCAGACCGTACCCTAGGTCGACATTGCCAAACCACTGCCGTTTTGCATCTTCATTAAGTGTAAGGTTAATGGCGACTTTATCGCTCTCCTCAATGCCCTTAAGGAGTTTATTATTAGAATATCGTTTAAGGATTTCTACCTTTTGTATGGGCGAGGCAGGCATGTTTTTGGTGAGTGTTTTGTAACCTTTTTCAAAAAAATCATCATTCTCAATCATCACTTTTTCTACCTCTTGATTTCCTATTTTTATAGTACCATCATCTGAGATGTTAATGCCAGGTATTTTACGAAGTAAATCTTCTGCCACAGTCTCTGTACCGTCTGTAAAGGAGGATGCGTTAAAGACGATGGTGTCTTTTTTAACTCTTATAGGTCTTTTTGAAATGATAACCGTTTCATTAAGAGAGAAAGCCTCCTCATTTAGTATAGTGTTGAGGGTAACATTAGTCGTTTCATTTCTTATAGTAATTGGTTTTACTATAGTTTCAAACCCTAAGCTAGAAAATACAACTTGATAGTCTCCTATTTGTTTTACAGGTAGTTTATACAAACCATTTTTGTTGGTATATGCATACGTGAGTATTGCTGTAGTGTCGCTTTTTTTTAAAATAACATTTACAAACTCTAATGGCGTTTTGTCTATAGCTGTAATTGAGCCTTCAATGTAATGTTGAGAGAAAGAGATGTATGGTGTTAGGCTTATTACTATACAGCATAGCAGCACTATTATTTTATTCATTAAAATATTCTAATTTACCTCCGCAATCTGTACAGTTTTTATTCCTTTTTAAAGGAGCTGTTCCAGCTGGTAGTTTTGATGAAAGTTCTGCGAAAAATTGATCTGCTAAATATTCTTTACGCTCTAAGTATTCCTTTATAGATAGTGCATTTTTAATTTGAATCTGTTTTATTGATTCATCGCAGTTTATAGTTACATTACTTTTTATTTTTGTGGCTATGACATGAAATGAGTATTCCTTGTCATATGCTTCTAGAATAAGCCCTGGTAAATTATTTAATTTCCAAGGTCCAGTAGACAAAGGAATATCTGGTGTAAACCAAGCAATGTATTCTCGACCTCTGAAATGTACTTTAGCTTTTTGACAGCTATATTTCCCTATATTTTTGAACTCGTCAATAATTTCCCAATCATGGTTGAAGGAACTGTCATTCACAAGTAATTCTTCGTCGGTATCGATTTCTTTGAAAAAGAAACCTTCCTTTTTCTTTAGATAATAAGCAGGAGAAATATTTTTTCTTCCCAGGACATATGTTTTTGAAGATGAGCCCGCAGTCGAATTCTTTCTTAAAATGGTTTTTTTCTTTTTTATATCTGTTTCTAGGTAGAGTGAATTAATCCTATTCGTGTAGAGTTTCCATTTGGAATTGACTTTATGGCTAAGTTCAATGGTTTGAGTATATTCTACAATAACACATGTACCGTTCTGACCATAAGTAAAATTTAGTATTGTAAGACACGCCAGTAAAAAAAAGAAAGTTTTCATACATAGTAAGTTATAAATTACCTTGACTATTAGAATAGTCAAGGTAATAAAGTTGTTATTCAGAAATTTCTTGCTCTTGTGGTGGTCCTTGAGGCCAGTACTTACAATCATATTCTTTCCATTCACTACAATTAGAAGTGCCGTCTGGATTATCAACGCATGTTCTAGAAATGCATCTGTCGGTATCATATTCAACCGTTATAGATATTGTGCTTTCTGTTTCGGCCGAATGGAAGCTCATAAGCCCAAAACTTAACAAAGCTATTATTGCTATTTTTTTCATCAGTTTAATTTTAAATAAATTCTCAAAATTTCTTTAAAGTCGGCTTTAAGAATTGCGACTCAAAAAACTAAATAACAGATTTATATTGCGCAATACTAGTCTGTTATTTAATTACTAGCATACTAGATGATTAATCATTTGCAATGTAGTAAATTCCTACAGATGCATTTTACGGATTTCCTTTATTTCGGCTAATTGAAGGTAAATTAACTACTCGGTTTTTTTTAACCAACTTAGTATACTGTATATCAACAATTTATAAGCATTTAGTAGATGTGTTAATTTTTATAGATTTTCGTGATATTAGTATAAATAATTGATTTTCATATCATTTTATGCGCTTGTAAACTTTAAAAAATAGATAGATTAGAATTTGAGTCCTCTATATTGTAGTCTATAGAGTTTATTATTTTTTGCAGGGATAATCACTTTCGCGAAAGCATAACAAAACAAAAACCCACATGTAAAACATATGGGTTAAAATAGAAATAAATGTGTTTGATATCCTCTTATCTACTATTGCAAAGAGGGAGATAAGTAAAAATTAAGCTACACGTGCTTTCTTTTCAAGAGCCATAAAGTGTGTGAGTTCTTGATCTTTATTAAAGAGAGGTATGATTTTTATATCACAGAGATATGGCGTGCCGTCTTTTTTATAATTGAGTAGTTGTTTGACTACAGGTTTTTCAAGACGTAGTGTGTTACTTATAACTTCCTTGGTTTCTTTTGAGGTTTCTGGTCCTTGTAAAAAACGAGGGTGTTTCCCCACAGCATGATTTCTTGGGTAGCCTGTCATTTCTGTAAAACCACTGTTCACCCATTGGATTACTTGGTCACGATCTGTCACTACAATTGTGGTAAAATCTTCTGTTGCCAGTAGCGAAGTATCAAAATCCCAATTGTACTTTGAGATGAAATCTGCTACCTGAGAATAATCAAGTTCTCTAGCAACTTTAGTAGCTCTAGCGACTAGGTATTCTGAAAAAATATCCCACGATTGTAAAGGCGCGGTAGCTTTTACATTTTGCATATTGTTATAATTTGTGATAAATATAGAAAAGTGATATTCACTAAAATTATTTAATATATTAATTAACACAAACGTTTAAGAGACATTAATTTAGTAGACATATTTAGGCTAGACTAAATATATTTTTTTACTACTCTACTTCTGTTTACTACCTTTGATTAATATATGTACACACTAGCAGAAGAAAATTATCTTAAAACAATCTTCCACCTTGAACAAGAATTTAACAAGGAGGTAAGCACAAACGCACTTGCAGAAACGATGCAAACTAAGGCGTCAAGTGCAACAGATATGGTGCAAAAACTTGCAGATAAAGGCTTGGTTTCTTACCGAAAATATAGAGGTGCCCGCTTATCAAAAGAGGGCGAAAAAGCAGCAATTTATATTGTGCGTAAACACAGGCTTTGGGAAGTTTTTCTGGTGGAAAAACTCAATTTTCAGTGGGACGAGGTACACCATATTGCAGAGCAATTAGAACATGTAAACTCTACAGAGCTTATTAATCGCTTAGACAAATTTCTTGACTATCCAGACTACGATCCTCATGGAGATCCCATTCCTGATAAAAATGGAAATATTAAAAGTGCTATAAAAAAGTTACTATCAGAATTAAACAAGGGAAATACGGGCCAACTTGTAGGAGTGCGAGAAACATCGGCAGAGTTTCTTCAATTTTTAGATAAAAGGAACATAGCTATTGGAGCAACTATAAAAGTACTAGGGCGAGAGTTTTTTGACGGCTCGATGGTTATACAAGTTAAAAAAGAACAGTTTTTTATCTCCAAAAAGATAGCAGATAATCTGTATATCCAGATTTAATAATTACCAAAATCAATCAACTTGAAACAATTAGTTACCCTTACTTCATTATTAATGTTGGCCAATACCGCAATTATTTTTGCCCAAGAAACCACAACTCCAGGCTTAATTACAGATCGCCCGGATGCAACAGAGTCTCCTACGGTCGTGCCCAAAGGCAGCCTGCAGGTAGAGACGGGAGCTTACACAACAACGTATGAAGAGAATAATATAGAGGAACGAGTGTGGGGTTACAATACTACGCTGCTGCGTTATGGGATACTAGATAATCTTGAACTTAGAGTGGGATGGGCGTACCAAGAAGTGGAGACAAAAATCAATGATCAAGAAGTAAGTAGCCTTAACGGGATGTCTCCGTTACTTTTTGGGGCAAAAGTGGCGATCGCACAAGAAAATGGATGGAAACCAGAAATAGGGTTAATAGGCCATTTATTTCTTCCATTTACCGCAAGTACAGACTTTAAGCCAGAATTTACTAGTGCAGATTTTCGCTTTGCGTTTAATCATACACTTGGTGAGCGATCAGGGATTGCATACAACCTTGGAGGACAATATGGAGGTGACTCGCCAGAGCTTGCATATGTGTACACAATCTCATACGGCTATGCAATAACTGATAAACTCGGGGCTTATGCAGAGGTTTATGGAGATCTTCCAGAAGATAATCGCGCAAACCATTTTTGGGATGCTGGTCTTACATATGCCATTGCCCCATTAGTACAACTCGATGCAACAATCGGTCAGAGTATTACAGATGGACAAGATTTATTGGTCAGTGCGGGAGTTAGTTTTAGAATAGATAAAAAATAAGAAATAATGAAACAGAGTCTATATATAGTAATTGTCATTTTCGCTTTAAGCGTGATTAGTTGCAAGGGTGAGAAGGAAAGTAATGGCAAATTAAATGTAGTTGCTACCACCTCAATGATTACAGATCTTGTAAAAAATATAGGAGGTGATCTCATTAATCTTGAAGGGTTGATGGGCGCCGGTGTAGATCCTCACTTATACAAAGCAAGTGCTGGTGATGTTACAAAACTCGCTGGAGCAGATGTGATTTTCTATAATGGGCTACACCTAGAGGGTAAGCTTGTAGAAGTTTTTGAAAAGATGAATGCCACTCAAGTGACGCAAATTCCCTTAGGAGAGTCGCTGGATAAAAATACGCTCATAGGCTCAGATTATTTTGCGTCTAACTATGATCCGCATGTGTGGTTTAATATTCAGTATTTTAAGCAATTTGCAACAGAGGTGGTAAGTACGCTTTCGCGAAAAGATCCTCAGAACGCAAAAAGCTACGAAGCAAATGCCCAAAATTATCTTGCACAATTAGACGAGTTAGAAGCTGAAATCAAAGCTACAATAGCTACACTCCCAGCCGAAAAAAGGATTCTTGTTACGGCTCATGATGCCTTTAACTATTTTGGGAAGAGTTATGGTTTTGAAGTAGTAGGATTGCAAGGACTATCTACCGCTACCGAAGCAGGAGTTAAGGATGTACAGCGTCTTTCTCAATTTATAATTGACAATAAAGTGAAAGCCATTTTTGTAGAAAGTTCTGTACCTAGAAGAACAATAGAAGCATTGCAAGCAGCGGTGCAATCTAGAGGACAAGAAGTAGTGATAGGTGGTTCATTATATAGTGATGCGTTAGGGAACGCAGGAAGCGTAGAGGGAACATACATAGGCATGTTCAAATATAACGTGACTACTATTGTAGAAACTTTAAAATAGAAGAACAGAAAAAATAGGTAAAGGATAAGGAAATACGAGTTTATAACTATACACTAACTTATAAGCATCTCTATTTCGATTGTACAGATAGTACCCTTTTTCTATATAAAGCGAAAAACATGAGAGAGAATTTAAGTAATAGATTACAATCTTCTCCCCTTGGGGAAGATCAAGAGGGGAATATAGCTATTCGTGTTGATGACCTTACGGTTGCATATAACTATAAGCCGGTTCTTTGGGATATAGATCTAGAAGTGCCAGAAGGAGTGCTCATGGCTATTGTGGGGCCCAACGGCGCAGGTAAGTCTACGCTTATAAAATCTATTCTCGGTATTATAGATCCCATTGCTGGGAGCGTTTCTATCTACGGAAAGCCATATGATAAGCAGCGCAAGCTAGTAGCATACGTTCCTCAAAAGGGAAGTGTAGATTGGGATTTTCCCACCACGGCACTTGATGTGGTAACTATGGGAACCTACGGAAAATTGGGCTGGATAAAACGTCCTGGAAGCAAAGAAAAACGAGCAGCGCTAGAGGCACTAGAGAAAGTTGGGATGCTTCCATTCAAGGCGAGACAAATAAGCCAACTTTCAGGAGGGCAGCAACAGCGTGTTTTCCTTGCGAGAGCACTAGTGCAAGATGCAGCTATCTATTTTATGGATGAGCCTTTTCAAGGAGTAGATGCAACCACGGAGATTGCTATTATTAATATTCTTAAAGAATTACGTAAAGCAGGAAAAACGGTA includes:
- a CDS encoding PAS domain-containing protein, which encodes MQNVKATAPLQSWDIFSEYLVARATKVARELDYSQVADFISKYNWDFDTSLLATEDFTTIVVTDRDQVIQWVNSGFTEMTGYPRNHAVGKHPRFLQGPETSKETKEVISNTLRLEKPVVKQLLNYKKDGTPYLCDIKIIPLFNKDQELTHFMALEKKARVA
- a CDS encoding GLPGLI family protein codes for the protein MKTFFFLLACLTILNFTYGQNGTCVIVEYTQTIELSHKVNSKWKLYTNRINSLYLETDIKKKKTILRKNSTAGSSSKTYVLGRKNISPAYYLKKKEGFFFKEIDTDEELLVNDSSFNHDWEIIDEFKNIGKYSCQKAKVHFRGREYIAWFTPDIPLSTGPWKLNNLPGLILEAYDKEYSFHVIATKIKSNVTINCDESIKQIQIKNALSIKEYLERKEYLADQFFAELSSKLPAGTAPLKRNKNCTDCGGKLEYFNE
- a CDS encoding carboxypeptidase-like regulatory domain-containing protein, with amino-acid sequence MNKIIVLLCCIVISLTPYISFSQHYIEGSITAIDKTPLEFVNVILKKSDTTAILTYAYTNKNGLYKLPVKQIGDYQVVFSSLGFETIVKPITIRNETTNVTLNTILNEEAFSLNETVIISKRPIRVKKDTIVFNASSFTDGTETVAEDLLRKIPGINISDDGTIKIGNQEVEKVMIENDDFFEKGYKTLTKNMPASPIQKVEILKRYSNNKLLKGIEESDKVAINLTLNEDAKRQWFGNVDLGYGLASQDRYDARANLLNFGKKNKYYFFTNLNNVGYDATGDISHLIRSSSYGEPGSIGDSEQSNKLIHLSNRVPYFKESRFKFNNAELLSLNAIFNPSEHLKIKTIGFANWDELAYFRNSTDTFVANGTNFTNTEEYSLKSDFVTLFGKLDINYDLSKTASIQVVSKYSNVTADKKSNLLFNNTPTLQLLDETNNRFDQKIAYSKKFENNKALLITGRYIKEEAPQGFTVNQNNFFNLFEETESQNNISQKSSLNYEYFGTEAHWLDRRENGHLFEIKVGNTLRGESLQSDFTIVTNDGIITPVDFQNNLNYTVNDTYLSVKYFYKFSNKWSITGTIGNHLITNSLDNETLANNSNAETIFFINPSLATSLKINEKNKITLSGALTRRNSGVTGVYNDYALSGFRSFSRGTGTFNQLDASSLSLSYELGNWSDRFFATAFVTYAKSFDFLSTNRTITQDFTLSEKILLKDQELLSANLSLDNYLKVIKSNLKAKISYSSINFQNVVNDSPTREVTSDNYSYGLELRSGFSGIFNYHIGTTWRTNGIRSAGFKNNFTNNESFLDLSFIINKKFNMQVQTERYFFGNLSSDNTYYFADLTSTYDIKKNKVSVSLSAKNLFNTEIFREFSISDIGSSTTEYRLLPRYALLKLSYRF
- a CDS encoding transporter; translated protein: MKQLVTLTSLLMLANTAIIFAQETTTPGLITDRPDATESPTVVPKGSLQVETGAYTTTYEENNIEERVWGYNTTLLRYGILDNLELRVGWAYQEVETKINDQEVSSLNGMSPLLFGAKVAIAQENGWKPEIGLIGHLFLPFTASTDFKPEFTSADFRFAFNHTLGERSGIAYNLGGQYGGDSPELAYVYTISYGYAITDKLGAYAEVYGDLPEDNRANHFWDAGLTYAIAPLVQLDATIGQSITDGQDLLVSAGVSFRIDKK
- a CDS encoding metal-dependent transcriptional regulator; protein product: MYTLAEENYLKTIFHLEQEFNKEVSTNALAETMQTKASSATDMVQKLADKGLVSYRKYRGARLSKEGEKAAIYIVRKHRLWEVFLVEKLNFQWDEVHHIAEQLEHVNSTELINRLDKFLDYPDYDPHGDPIPDKNGNIKSAIKKLLSELNKGNTGQLVGVRETSAEFLQFLDKRNIAIGATIKVLGREFFDGSMVIQVKKEQFFISKKIADNLYIQI